From one Lolium rigidum isolate FL_2022 chromosome 4, APGP_CSIRO_Lrig_0.1, whole genome shotgun sequence genomic stretch:
- the LOC124706676 gene encoding xylan glycosyltransferase MUCI21-like — translation MQQPQHHHHHKPKPALSGSLSWIRRSPPPSPPHKKPWGAGGGRGRYACRLVPLLVLTLYSLFTVLRIPSSSLVVNTADSERVERRDDVEAFKTHLPSNQNGLEARQETRSPASLPCSAFISGEAGGGGESSSEEGVLCCDRSHYRSDVCYLRGDARTDPSTSSILLYDAPRGAAPEKVRPYTRKFEDSIMRTIDEVTILPVADDSANGTSTSTNSRDSLRRRCDVRHPPGVAAVVFSTGGYTGNVYHEFSDGLIPLFVTSQRFRGEVVFVVLEYHYWWLGRYGAILERLTNYKIVDFRYDRRVHCFEEMIVGLRIHGELVVDPKLMPNGKGLQDFQALLHQGYSGGKPTSSSSSAPAALPLGLPSRPCDHAAAKAAKPKMLIFIRKQNRVILNLPHVVTACRRAGFAPHVMNLRRQTPLPVIHAALASADAMVAVHGAAVTHFLFMRPGTVLLQIVPVGLDWAAESFYGKPAQELGLKYMEYKVAPEESSLAAEYGVNSTVVRDPSVISSQGWWEMKKVYMDRQNVTVGVKRFGELLRTARLHLRNATACGKAAALR, via the exons ATGCAGCAGCCGCagcatcaccaccaccacaagcCCAAGCCCGCCCTCTCCGGGAGCCTGTCGTGGATCCGGAggtccccgccgccgtcgccgccgcacaAGAAGCCctggggcgccggcggcggcaggggccgCTACGCATGCCGCCTCGTGCCGCTGCTGGTGCTCACGCTCTACAGCCTCTTCACCGTGCTCCGCATCCCCAGCTCAAGCCTCGTCGTCAACACCGCCGATTCAG AGCGCGTGGAGCGGCGCGACGATGTGGAGGCGTTCAAGACCCACCTGCCGTCCAACCAGAACGGGCTCGAAGCCCGCCAGGAGACGcgctcgccggcgtcgctccccTGCTCAGCCTTCATCAGCG GcgaagctggcggcggaggagagtCGTCGTCTGAAGAAGGCGTGCTGTGCTGCGACCGTAGCCACTACCGGAGCGACGTGTGCTACCTCCGGGGCGACGCGCGCACGGACCCGTCCACCTCCTCCATCCTCCTCTACGACGCGCCCCGCGGCGCCGCGCCGGAGAAGGTGCGGCCCTACACGCGCAAGTTCGAGGACAGCATCATGCGCACCATCGACGAGGTCACCATCCTGCCCGTCGCCGACGACTCCGCCAAcggcacctccacctccaccaacaGCCGCGACAGCCTTCGGCGGCGGTGCGACGTGCGGCACCCGCCgggcgtggcggcggtggtgttCTCGACGGGCGGGTACACGGGCAACGTGTACCACGAGTTCAGCGACGGGCTCATCCCGCTCTTCGTCACCTCGCAGCGCTTCCGCGGCGAGGTGGTCTTCGTGGTGCTCGAGTACCACTACTGGTGGCTCGGCCGCTACGGCGCCATCCTCGAGCGCCTCACCAActacaagatcgtcgacttccgaTACGACCGccgcgtgcactgcttcgaggagATGATCGTCGGCCTACGCATCCACGGGGAGCTCGTCGTCGACCCAAAGCTCATGCCCAACG GAAAGGGCCTCCAGGACTTCCAGGCGCTGCTCCACCAGGGCTACAGCGGCGGGAAGCCTACGTCGTCATCCTCGTCGGCGCCGGCGGCCCTCCCGCTCGGCCTGCCGTCGCGGCCGTGCGACCACGCCGCCGCCAAGGCCGCCAAGCCCAAGATGctcatcttcatccggaagcaGAACCGGGTGATCCTGAACCTGCCGCACGTGGTCACGGCCTGCCGCCGCGCCGGCTTCGCGCCGCACGTCATGAACCTGCGCCGCCAGACTCCCCTCCCCGTCATCCACGCGGCGCTGGCGTCCGCGGACGCCATGGTGGCCGTGCACGGCGCCGCGGTGACGCACTTCCTCTTCATGCGCCCCGGCACCGTGCTGCTACAGATCGTGCCCGTGGGGCTCGACTGGGCCGCCGAGTCCTTCTACGGCAAGCCCGCGCAGGAGCTCGGGCTCAAGTACATGGAGTACAAGGTGGCGCCCGAGGAGAGCTCCCTGGCCGCCGAGTACGGGGTCAACAGCACCGTCGTGCGGGACCCGTCGGTGATCAGCAGCCAGGGCTGGTGGGAGATGAAGAAGGTCTACATGGACCGCCAGAACGTCACCGTCGGCGTCAAGAGGTTCGGCGAGCTGCTCCGGACGGCCAGGCTGCACCTCAGGAACGCCACCGCCTGCGGCAAGGCGGCGGCGTTGAGGTAG